In Acidimicrobiales bacterium, the DNA window GCGCCCCTCGCCCGGTTCGTGGCCCAGGCGGGCCAGCACCTCGTCCGCCCCTTCCGCCGCTACCAGGTCGGCCCGGTGTGGCGTCGGGAGAAGCCGGGCCCGGGGCGCTTCCGCCAGTTCTACCAGTGCGACTTCGACACCGTTGGCAGCGCCTCGGTGGGCGTCGACGCCGAGGTCTGCGCCGTGCTGGCCGCTGCCCTCGAGGCCATCGGCATCGACCGCGGCGACTACATCGTGCGGGTCAACGACCGGCGCGTCCTGACCGGCGTCCTGCACGAGGCCGGCATCAGCGACGCCCGGGCCCAGCTCACCGTCCTGCGGGCGGTCGACAAGCTCGACCGCCTCGGCCTCGACGCCGTCGCCGAGCTGCTCGGCGAGGGCCGGACCGACGCCTCGGGCGACCGCACCCAGGGCGCCGGCCTCGACCCCGCCCAGGTCGACGCCGTCCTCGGGTTCGTCCGCGCCGGCGGCGGCACCCGCGCCGACGTGATCGGCCGACTCGGCGAGCTGGTGGGCGGCGACGAGGTGGGCCGGGCCGGCGTCGACGAGCTCGCCCGCATGGCCGAGCTGCTCGACGCCAGCGGCCTCGGCGACGACCGGGTGGTGTTCGACCCCACCGTCGTGCGCGGCCTCGCCTACTACACCGGTCCGGTGTTCGAGGCCGAGCTCACCGCCGAGATCGTCGACGAGAAGGGCCGCAAGCGCAGCTTCGGCTCGGTCGCCGGCGGCGGGCGCTACGACGACCTCGTCGAACGCTTCACGGGCGAGCGGGTACCGGCGTGCGGGGCCAGTATCGGCGTCGACCGCCTCCTGGCCGCCCTCCGGGCGCTGCACGGCGAGCAGGCCGCCCCCCGGGGCCCCGTCGTCGTCACCGTGATGGACCGCGACCGCCTCGGCGCCTACCAGGCCATGGTCGCCGAGCTGAGGGCGGCCGGCATCGCCGCCGAGCTCTACCCGGATGAGCGCTCGTTCAAGGCGCAGATGAAGTACGCCGACCGTCGCCGGTCGCCCGTCGCCGTCATCGCCGGCGGCCAGGAGTTCGAGGCCGGCGAGGTGCAGGTGAAGGACCTCGTCCTCGGCGAGGAGCTGGCCAAGGGCATCGCCGACCGCGACGAGTGGCGCACCGGGCAGCCCGCCCAGCGCTCGGTGCCCCGTGCCGACCTCGTGGCCACCGTGGCCGAGATCCTCGGCCGCCCCGCTCCCGGCGGGCAGGGGAGCTGACCATGGCCGACACGCAGCCCGTCTCGGGCGCCTTCGACCTCGCCGAGGAGCAGGCCGTCCGGGCCGAGGCGCTCGCCGAGGCCTCCCGGGCCTGGTTCCGCTCGCAGGGCTACGGCCCGGTGAAGCCGCCCATCCTCGAGCGCGCCGCGCCCTTCCTCGACCGCCTCGGCGAGGAGATCCGCAGCCGCATGTACATCTTCGCCGACCCGGGCGGCCACGAGGTCTGCCTTCGGCCCGAGATGACCATCCCCACGGCGCGTCTCTACGCCGACAGCATCCACGAGCGCGGTGGCCCGTTCCGCTGCTACTACGTCGGCAGCGTCTTCCGCTTCGACTGGCCCCGCGAAGGGCGGTACCGCCAGTTCACCCAGACCGGCGCCGAGTTCTTCGGAGGCGTCGATGCCGCCGACGCCGATGCCGAGGTGCTGGCCCTGGCCCACGGGCTGCTGGGGTCCTACGGCCTGTCCGACCTGCAGGTGCAAGTGGGTGACGTGTCCTTCTTCGCCGCCCTGCTCGGCGACGAGCGTCTGGCCCCGGCGTGGCGCGTGCGCCTGGCGCGGGCGGCGCCGGACTTCGCCACCCTCGAGCGCGAGCTGGCCCAGGACGCCGAGCGTCGGGCCGCCACCCCGGTTGCCGCGGACACGTCCACCGCACCGAGCCCCGCCGCCGGCAGTGAGATCGGCGACCTGCTCGACCAGACGCCGGCCGCCCAGCGTGACGCGCTGCTCGGCCACGTCCTCACCACGGTCGGCCCCGAGCACTTCGGGGTGCGCACGCCCGAGCAGATCGCCCGACGCCTGCTCAACCGGGCCGAGGCCCGCGGTCCCATCGAGCCCGCCATCGCCGGCGCCCTCACGGCGCTCCTCGCCATCGACCTGCCTCTGCACGAGGGCCTCGCCGAGGTGCGCCGCATCGCCGACGAGGCCGGGTCGGCCGCGCTGGCGGCCGCCGCCGACGGGTGGGATCGCCGGGTCGCGCTGCTGGCCGAGCGTGGTGTCGACCCCGCCGGCGTCCGCCTCCGCCCCCGCATGGGCCGCGGCATCCACTACTACACCGGCTTCGTGTTCGAGATCCACGACGGCACCGGTTCCGCCGAGAGCCAGCTGTGCGGCGGCGGGCGCTACGACGACCTCGTCGAGTCCGTGGGCGGCACCGAGCCCGTCCCCGCGGTCGGCTTCTCCCTCGGCCTCGAGCGGGTCCAGCTCCGGTTGGGCCAGGAGGCACCGTGACCGCGTCCGACACGCTCGTCCTGACCGTCGTGGCGAAGGGCTCGCTGCACGACGGCACCCTCGACCTGCTCGACCGGTGCTTCCTCCCCATCAAGCGTGGCGGCCGGTCGTACGCGGCACGCATGCCGGGGCTGCCCGCGGTCGAGGTGCTGCTGTCGCGGGCCGACGAGATCCCCGAGCTGATCGCGTCCGGGCAGGCCCACGCCGGCATCACGGGCCTGGACCTGGTGAGCGAGGCCAACGGCGAGCCCGGCACGCGACCCCGTGTCAGCGTCGTCATCGAGGACCTGCGCTTCGGCCGGGCCGACCTCGTGCTCGGCGTGCCCGCGGTGTGGCTGGACGTCGCCACCCTCGACGACCTCATCGAGGTGGCCTCCGACATCCGCCACGACCACGGTCGGGTGCTGCGGGTGGCCACCAAGTTCCCCAACCTCACGCGGGCCTACTTCGCCCGGGCAGGCTTCACCGACTTCCGCATCGTCCCGTCCCTCGGCGCCACCGAGGGGGCGCCCAAGGCGGGCACCGCCGACGTGATCGTGGACCTCACCTCCACGGGGACCACCCTCGACGCCAACGGTCTGAAGCAGATCGACGGCGGGCGCGCCCTGCGGTCACAAGCGTGCCTGGTGGGTGCCGGCGATCCGACGGTGTGGACCCCGGGACGGCGCCAGGCCTTCACCCAGGTGATCGACCTGATCGAGTCCGCCCTCGCCGCCGACGAGACCCGGGTCGTGCGGGCCCACTTCGCCGACGCCCCCGAGGGCGCGCCGGTGCGAGCGGCCCTCGACTCGGTCCTCCTCGACCACGCCTGGATCGAGGCCGATCACGGCACCGAGCTCGACGGGCACCTCGCGGTCACCGACGTGCACGAGGTGCTGCGCCTCCTCCGGGCCCACGGCGCCGAGAACGCGGTCATCGAGGCCGTCGACCTGATGGTGCGTCCCACGCACCACTACGCCGAGGCCTTCTTCAACTCCCTCGAAGGCTGAGCGCCCCGCCGGTTCAGCCGGCGGTCTCCACCGGCACGACCGGCCTCAGCTCGTGGCGCGGACCACGACCACGGGCACGGGGCTGTGGTGGACGACGTGCTGGCTCACCGAGCCCAACAGGAGCTCCTTGACGCCGCCCAGGCCCCGGGCGCCGACGACGACGAGGTCGGCGGCCTTCGCGGCCTCGAGGATGGCGTGGGTGGGGAGCTCGCAGGCAGCGTCGAGGCGGACCTCGACGCCGGCGAGCTCGGGGTCCTCCCCCTGCACGCCCTCGACGATGGCGGCCAGTGCGGCGTCGGCGGCGGCCTGGTCGAACGCCGGGTCGAACTCGCGCCCGGTCAGCGCCGCCTGGTCGAGGAAGCTCCACGCCCCGACCACCGTGACCGGGTCCTCGCGCAGCGCGCCTTCACGGAGCGCCCACAGCAACGCCTGGCGGGCAGGCTCGGAGGCGTCGACCCCGACCACGATCAGTCCCATGCGCTCACCTTACGAGTCGAGCAGGGCGGCGAAGCGCTCGGCGAAGAGGTAGGCGTCGCCGGGCCAGCGGGCAGAGACGTACCGGCCGTCCTCGACGACGAAGGCGGCCCGGTGGTCCTCACGGGTGCCGCGACGCGAGAGCGTGCGTGGACCCCGCTCGAACTGGCCGTCGGGGTCGTCGAGGGCGGCGCGCACCTCGTCCTCCACGTAGGCCGGGTACGTGCGGTAGTAGCGACCCCGGCGCCAGGCGGTGGCGAGGAACGCGGTCCGCTCGAGGTACTTCGGGAGGCAGGTGGTGCGCCGGTCCGCCAAGAGGCTCCGGCCGTTCTCGTCGGTGGCGCGGGCGAGGACCAGCACGCCGTGGCAGATGGCGGCCACCGGACGCTCGAGCGCCCAGAACTCCGCCACGCGGAGCTGGAGCACCGGCGAGCCCAGGTACTGGCGCATCCGGGGGGCGTGGCCACCCGGGAGGAGCAGCGCGTCGTAGTCGGCGACGTCGAGGTCGATCCAGGCCTCGGTGGCCCGAAACGCAGGGGAGGCGGCCAGCTCCCGGTAGAAGGCCTTCGGTTCGGGGTCAGCGCCGAGCTGCCCGAAGACGACGCCGTCGAGCAGCAGCGGGTCGGCCTCGGGGACGACGCCGGCCCGCTCGGTGGCGAACACCACCTCGTGCCCGGCCTCGGTCAGGAGCTTCCACGGCACGGCCACCTCGGTCACGTCGACGTCGTGGTCGGGGACGGGCACCAGCACGCGCACGTCGCCGACCGTACCGGCCGGCCGCCCGGCTGAGGGTCGGTCAGAAGCGCCAGAGGCGGTCGCGGCGCTCCGGGTCGCCGTGGAAGATGATGTCGTCGCGGCCGTTGCCGTCGAAGTCGCCGCTGCGGGCGATGCCGAACGATCCGCCCATGTTCACTCCGGAGCCGAGGAACCCGCCGTTGGCGGTGCCCAGCCAGAAGGCGTCGCGGGCGTCGCCGCGGCCGTACCAGAAGATGTCCGTGCGCTGGTCGCCGTTGTAGTCCCCCGGCACGGCGACGGCGTCGTGATCGATGTCCACGGAGCGGGCGGAGAACCGGTTGCCGCTCTCGCCCCGCCACAGGGTGTCTCGGGCGCCGCCCGGGCCGTACCAGAAGATGTCGTCCCGGCCATCGCCGTTGAAGTCGCCGGCGAACGGCTGGTACGTGCCGTTGGCACGCTCGGTGCGGCCCACGAAGCGCCCGTAGATCGTGCCGTACCAGACGGGGTCCGAAGGGGCGCCGGCCCGGTACCAGAAGATGTCGTCGGACCGATCGCCGTTGAAGTCGCCCACGATCGGCCAGTAGTCGCCGTTGACGG includes these proteins:
- a CDS encoding histidine--tRNA ligase → MSTDRPSARLPSGFADARADDVLARQALIEQVVGVYRLHGFEALETPAIEYLDALGKHLPDEDAPDEGVFALRDDDEQWIALRYDLTAPLARFVAQAGQHLVRPFRRYQVGPVWRREKPGPGRFRQFYQCDFDTVGSASVGVDAEVCAVLAAALEAIGIDRGDYIVRVNDRRVLTGVLHEAGISDARAQLTVLRAVDKLDRLGLDAVAELLGEGRTDASGDRTQGAGLDPAQVDAVLGFVRAGGGTRADVIGRLGELVGGDEVGRAGVDELARMAELLDASGLGDDRVVFDPTVVRGLAYYTGPVFEAELTAEIVDEKGRKRSFGSVAGGGRYDDLVERFTGERVPACGASIGVDRLLAALRALHGEQAAPRGPVVVTVMDRDRLGAYQAMVAELRAAGIAAELYPDERSFKAQMKYADRRRSPVAVIAGGQEFEAGEVQVKDLVLGEELAKGIADRDEWRTGQPAQRSVPRADLVATVAEILGRPAPGGQGS
- a CDS encoding ATP phosphoribosyltransferase regulatory subunit — its product is MADTQPVSGAFDLAEEQAVRAEALAEASRAWFRSQGYGPVKPPILERAAPFLDRLGEEIRSRMYIFADPGGHEVCLRPEMTIPTARLYADSIHERGGPFRCYYVGSVFRFDWPREGRYRQFTQTGAEFFGGVDAADADAEVLALAHGLLGSYGLSDLQVQVGDVSFFAALLGDERLAPAWRVRLARAAPDFATLERELAQDAERRAATPVAADTSTAPSPAAGSEIGDLLDQTPAAQRDALLGHVLTTVGPEHFGVRTPEQIARRLLNRAEARGPIEPAIAGALTALLAIDLPLHEGLAEVRRIADEAGSAALAAAADGWDRRVALLAERGVDPAGVRLRPRMGRGIHYYTGFVFEIHDGTGSAESQLCGGGRYDDLVESVGGTEPVPAVGFSLGLERVQLRLGQEAP
- the hisG gene encoding ATP phosphoribosyltransferase — protein: MTASDTLVLTVVAKGSLHDGTLDLLDRCFLPIKRGGRSYAARMPGLPAVEVLLSRADEIPELIASGQAHAGITGLDLVSEANGEPGTRPRVSVVIEDLRFGRADLVLGVPAVWLDVATLDDLIEVASDIRHDHGRVLRVATKFPNLTRAYFARAGFTDFRIVPSLGATEGAPKAGTADVIVDLTSTGTTLDANGLKQIDGGRALRSQACLVGAGDPTVWTPGRRQAFTQVIDLIESALAADETRVVRAHFADAPEGAPVRAALDSVLLDHAWIEADHGTELDGHLAVTDVHEVLRLLRAHGAENAVIEAVDLMVRPTHHYAEAFFNSLEG
- a CDS encoding universal stress protein, coding for MGLIVVGVDASEPARQALLWALREGALREDPVTVVGAWSFLDQAALTGREFDPAFDQAAADAALAAIVEGVQGEDPELAGVEVRLDAACELPTHAILEAAKAADLVVVGARGLGGVKELLLGSVSQHVVHHSPVPVVVVRATS
- a CDS encoding DJ-1/PfpI family protein, which translates into the protein MRVLVPVPDHDVDVTEVAVPWKLLTEAGHEVVFATERAGVVPEADPLLLDGVVFGQLGADPEPKAFYRELAASPAFRATEAWIDLDVADYDALLLPGGHAPRMRQYLGSPVLQLRVAEFWALERPVAAICHGVLVLARATDENGRSLLADRRTTCLPKYLERTAFLATAWRRGRYYRTYPAYVEDEVRAALDDPDGQFERGPRTLSRRGTREDHRAAFVVEDGRYVSARWPGDAYLFAERFAALLDS